The stretch of DNA TAAATTTGGGAATTCATCGTTTCAATCCCTGATAGGGATTAAGAGAAATTGCAATCTAGCACTAGCACGGCAACCAAAAATAGTTAATGTTTCAATCCCTGATAGGGATTAAGAGAAATTGCAATTTAAAAGATACGATTTGGGTAAATGTGGGACATTTGGTTTCAATCCCTGATAGGGATTAAGAGAAATTGCAATGTTGGCGGCTGTGCCTTGATTGGGAATCAAAAATTGTTTCAATCCCTGATAGGGATTAAGAGAAATTGCAATTGCGGGAGTCGGAAAGCTAATGTATATTCGGTTTTCAAGGTTCGATTCCGCGAGTGGCTCAATTGTAACACTCCTAAATTGCAATTGACTGACACAAAAATGCTGGAATGCAGACAGGACAAGAGGCGCGGACGATTTTGCTCTATCACAAGCTCAAAAGCTTGCACCGAGAAGAACACAGCGATTTTTCTGAAAGCCCGATTTTGTACACCTACCCATTCGCGTATTTAGCCGAAAAATTTTGTTGTGTCCTGGGAATTTTCACTCTTGATTATAACCCGCACAAGACAACTGATACTTCTTTAAACGGGTATTGGTGAGATCGCTTGAACGCCCTTGAAGATAGATTTTTAGGCATTTGAAGTCCGAATAAAATTATGTTGCAGTAGCACTTCAACAGTGACCGGCTCGAATATGATATTTTCCTAGCCGCACATAAGCATTGAAAACGTGGACACTCGTAAAGAAAAAATCTTGGTGGTAGATGACGAAGCAAGTATTCGGCGGATTTTGGAAACGCGACTGTCCATGATTGGTTACGATGTGGTCACGGCTGGTGATGGCGAAGAAGCATTAGTAGTGTTCCGTTCATCCTCGCCGGATTTAATTGTTTTGGATGTGATGATGCCGAAGCTAGACGGTTACGGTGTGTGCCAGGAAATACGCAACCAATCAGACGTACCAATTATCATGCTCACAGCCCTAACAGACGTTGCAGATCGGATTACTGGGTTAGAGTTAGGTGCAGATGATTATATCGCTAAACCATTTTCCCCGAAAGAGTTAGAGTCGAGAATTCGTTGTGTACTACGGCGAAGGGCCAGCAAAACGAATGCGGCTGGAGTTACTAGTTCGGGAATCATGTATGTCGGCAATATCAAAATCGATACCAACAAGCGACAAGTTTACAAAGACGATGAACGGGTTCGGTTAACTGGCGTAGAGTACAGCCTGTTAGAGTTGCTGGTGATTCACTCAGGGCAACCCCTATCTCGTGGAGAGATTTTACAACGGGTCTGGGGGTATACTTCAGAACAACACGTAGATACTCGTGTGGTAGATGTGCATATCTCCCGATTAAGGGGAAAGCTAGAAGATGACCCGGAAAATCCAGAGTTAATTTTGACAGCCAGGGGTTCAGGCTATCTATTTCAAAAAATTACTGAACCAGGGCATTGATGATGGAAAGGGCAATTTTTTACACCTACCCCGCCTTACTGTGGGCGATCTCCTCAAGACTGAATGCGAGTCAACTGTGATTGCCTCTAGAGCAACGTTATTCTGTGCGTTGGCGTTCATGAGAGCCGCGTCATTCAAGTAGTACAATCAACCGCCATCGCGCTTATTGTGGGTTTCGACCCAGCGCAAGTCTAAACAAATGGGCATGGGTTGAAGGTGTCCCAACCGCCAAAACCAATGATGTAAAAGAGTTATAGACATTGTGGAGCAAATCGTCTAAAAAATTAGATTCCACACAGTAATATTTTGATAAGTAATCCACAGCCATATCAGCAAAACACCCACCCTCACCCCAATAAGCAATGCTTAAGAAGCCCTGGTGATGAACGTATGGGGTTTCTCATCCATTTGCATACATTAGAAATTTGGGAACTGCATGGTTTTTTTCCTGTAATTAATGGACTTGGATTGCTAGGCTTGTTAGTTACTGGAATTTATATGTCAAGCTTGTTTAGAAAGCGTCGGACTGCTGCTAATTCTATTGATGTCTAATACCAATTTTGTATGAAGTTGCATAGAATAAAATGGCTAAAAAATTTGCTTAGTAAGCATTCCAGCTTTTTACAGTTTTATGCAGCTTCACAACAATTTGGTATAAGTAACATTAACTTTGGCATTAAAGAGGCGTTGTAAAGACAACTTAATGCAGTATCTTTTGGTATTCGTTATCTGCCAAGTCGAGCATTTCATCAAACAGGTGTGAAAAAGTAAGTTTGATACAAAAGGGGTGCAGGGAAAAAGCAGGGGAAACAATTAAAAACTAATGGCTCAATCAAACATTTTTGCACAAAAACATGGTTGAGAAGTTAATAGTAGATCGATATCTTGGCTATTTAAAGGTTGTGAAAATAAATAACCTTGTGCTTGTTCACATTGTAATAACCGCAGTTGTGCCAGTTGATTGAGAGATTCTACTCCTTCAGCAACAACACTCATACTTAAATTTTTAGCCAATGTGATAATAGCTCTGACAATAGCCAACTGCCCATCGCCGATATCAATTCGGTTGATGAAAGAGCGGTCAACCTTTAACACATCAATGGGAAACTGGTGTAAATAAGCTAAAGATGAGTAACCAGTCCCGAAATCATCAATACATAACTGTATTCCGAAAGCTTTAAGCTGCCCCAGAATAGTAGCAGCTTTTTCGGGATTATCCATAATTGCGCTTTCAGTAATTTCTAGCTTTAAGCTGTTTGGTAATAAGCTAATCTCTTGCAGAATTTGAGCTATCTGCTGAACTAAATCTGGTTGAATAAACTGTTTACTAGAAAGGTTAACACTAATGCTCAAAGGCGTGAGTTCGGGAAATTTTAATTGCCACTGTCGCAATTGATAACAAGATTGACGCAGAATCCATTCACCAATGGGAATAATTAATCCAGTTTCTTCTGCTAGAGGAATAAATTTAGATGGAGGAATTAGCCCTTGTACTGGGTGTTGCCAACGAACTAGTGCTTCAAAGCCAGTAATCTTGCCTGTACTAACACAGACAATTGGTTGATAAAGAATTTGCAATTGTTGTCGCTCAATAGCCCAGCGCAAATCAGTCTCTAAGTGTAGAAGTGCTAATGCTTGAGTGTACATAGTAGTTTGGAAAACCGTATGGCGAGCTTTACCATCGGCTTTAGCACGGTAAAGAGCGCTATCAGCATCCCGCAACAAATGAGCAGCTTGAGTACAGCCATCTGTACCAAGAGCAATGCCAATGCTTGCGGATGAGAAGACTTCATAACCACTGAGCTTGAATGGTGATTTGAGGGCTTGATGAATATTTTCTGCGACCACAGTGGC from Nostoc sp. HK-01 encodes:
- a CDS encoding two component transcriptional regulator, winged helix family protein — protein: MDTRKEKILVVDDEASIRRILETRLSMIGYDVVTAGDGEEALVVFRSSSPDLIVLDVMMPKLDGYGVCQEIRNQSDVPIIMLTALTDVADRITGLELGADDYIAKPFSPKELESRIRCVLRRRASKTNAAGVTSSGIMYVGNIKIDTNKRQVYKDDERVRLTGVEYSLLELLVIHSGQPLSRGEILQRVWGYTSEQHVDTRVVDVHISRLRGKLEDDPENPELILTARGSGYLFQKITEPGH